AGATCTGGCGGGGACTGACCGCCTATGGCAGCTTTTCGCACCAGCAGAACGATGTCTGGGCGGGGCGCAACAGCCGGTCGTCCTATCGCGACCATGCCGAAGCCAAGATCGTGCAGACGTTCGACAACGGATCGTTCATCAAGGCACGCGTCAGCTACAATGACCAGCGCGACAACGACTTCAACATCATCACCCGCAACGAATTCCTGGCGAACCCGCGAAGCGACCGTGCGACCGATGCTCTGACGGGCATTCCGTCGGTCGATGTCGATTATGGCGGTGCGCTCGGCGGAACCCGCGAGGATCTGCTCGCCTATGTCAACGCGCGCCTGCAGTTGGGGGACCACGTCCAGATCAACATCAACCCCTATTATCAGACGCTGCGGGGCGAATCGAACCGGCAGCAGGATCGGTCACGCCAGCTGGCCGGCGCCGATCCCTATGCCGTTACCGGCTACAATGCCAATGGCGGGGCGATCCGGCCGACGCTGACGACGACGCCGGCATCCGTGCGCAACGTCGTTGGTGGACCCGAGGACCTGCGCATCACACCGCGCGATCGCGACCGCTACGGTGTCACCGGGGAGGTGCGGTTCGACAATCTGATCCCGAACAACATGATCCGCTTCGGCGGCTGGTATGAAGGCAGCAGTTCGACCGAGGAGCGTCGCTTCTACAGGCTGACTAATCCGATCAGCGGCCTCGCCTATAATCGCGACGTCATCAATTATGTCGAATATTCGCGATCCGCCGATATCGATGTCATGATGCTCTACGCGCAGGACCAGTTCGCCATCATCCCCGATCTGCTGCGCCTCGATGCCGGCGTGACGTGGATGAAGGTGCGGTACGAGGCGCGGTCGCCGCTGGAATATTCCGCAGCCGTGAAATTCTCTCAAGCCTCCTCGGTCAATCCGAAGATCGGCCTGAGCCTGAAGCCGGCCCGCCATGTCGAACTGTTCGGCGGCTATGCGAAGAATTTCGCCGGCATACCGGAGGACGCCTTCCTGGGATCGACCGCCGTGATCGCACCGGCCGACCTCAGTCCGATCCAGACCGAAAATTTCGATCTCGGCGCGCGCTATACCGCCGGCAATTTCGCCTTTTCGGTGCAGGGCTTCCACGTCCATCTCAAGAACAATATCGGCATCGTGCCGCGCGATCCGAACAATAGCGATGTGGACGAGATTGTGCGTGGCAACGTGGCGACCCGCGCTGCCAATATCCAGGGCGTCACGACAAAGGGCATCGAAGTGACCGGCCTGGCCGATTTCGGCGTCATCAATGTCTACGCCGCCTATTCCTATCAGGACGCGAAACATGACGATCCGGCGATCGGATCGGCCGATCGCCGGAATCTCGCGTCGGTCGCCGTCATCGGCGGCGCGCGCGTACGCGACATCCCCATGCACAGTGCCTTCGGCCAGATCGGCGTGAAGCCATTCGAAGGCGCGACGCTGAACCTGACCGGTCGCTATGTCGGCAGCCGCGTCGGCGGGCACATCGTCGCGCCAACTACTTTTGCCGAGATCGGCGTCGAGAAGCTGCCGAGCTACAAACTGATCGGTCT
This window of the Sphingobium sp. CR2-8 genome carries:
- a CDS encoding TonB-dependent receptor, which encodes MGRSIRTCFLLSGTALAVLVPLQASAQASSDQNAASATAPGDNGAQSDIVVTGERIGAGQSRAAAVLTAADIAERPLGADITQSLVKVPGVQISTGDARGGSFSFELYLRGLNKEQVGLTIDGIPTGDARFNGGSPPQRFIDSSNIGKISVSQSAGDIGAPSRFALGGFIDFGTDDPATRPSAAFEAGYGSYDFYRQYFRVDSGEIWRGLTAYGSFSHQQNDVWAGRNSRSSYRDHAEAKIVQTFDNGSFIKARVSYNDQRDNDFNIITRNEFLANPRSDRATDALTGIPSVDVDYGGALGGTREDLLAYVNARLQLGDHVQININPYYQTLRGESNRQQDRSRQLAGADPYAVTGYNANGGAIRPTLTTTPASVRNVVGGPEDLRITPRDRDRYGVTGEVRFDNLIPNNMIRFGGWYEGSSSTEERRFYRLTNPISGLAYNRDVINYVEYSRSADIDVMMLYAQDQFAIIPDLLRLDAGVTWMKVRYEARSPLEYSAAVKFSQASSVNPKIGLSLKPARHVELFGGYAKNFAGIPEDAFLGSTAVIAPADLSPIQTENFDLGARYTAGNFAFSVQGFHVHLKNNIGIVPRDPNNSDVDEIVRGNVATRAANIQGVTTKGIEVTGLADFGVINVYAAYSYQDAKHDDPAIGSADRRNLASVAVIGGARVRDIPMHSAFGQIGVKPFEGATLNLTGRYVGSRVGGHIVAPTTFAEIGVEKLPSYKLIGLNANYRVPPFGPFGELLFQFNVDNLFDEKYIGAVSSSTASQPEFGYSAANPTNRTLDRYFIGAPRTYTLSMRAKF